In one Longimicrobiales bacterium genomic region, the following are encoded:
- a CDS encoding PilT/PilU family type 4a pilus ATPase: MIEIFKAAIQRGASDIHIKAGDYIRARITGELVPLTQQRLAPEHVMQICSQLIPHARDRERLNEMNDYDCSWSAPGIGRFRVNILRQRGTLMVVMRVIPIEIPNFESLRLPRVLAGIAHAERGLVLVTGVTGSGKSSTLAAMVGYINQNRKKHILTLEHPIEFLHRDVHSSITQREVGTDTESFETGLRAALREDPDVILIGEMRDTTTIDTAMKAAETGHLVLSTLHTTNAVQTLSRIIAVFPPHEQEMVRNRLSENLVAVVSQRLLPRKDGNGRVVAAEVMIVTATIRDAILDKEKAHEIPDLMAEGTEQYGSQTFDQHLTELVRDDLVAFEIAKAHATNPSDFELRMRTLA; this comes from the coding sequence ATGATCGAAATCTTCAAGGCCGCGATTCAGCGCGGCGCGTCGGACATCCACATCAAGGCCGGGGACTATATACGCGCGCGGATCACGGGCGAGCTGGTGCCGCTGACGCAGCAGCGTCTGGCGCCGGAGCATGTCATGCAGATCTGCTCACAGCTGATCCCGCATGCGCGCGATCGCGAGCGTCTCAATGAGATGAACGACTACGACTGCTCGTGGAGCGCGCCCGGCATAGGCCGGTTCCGCGTCAACATTCTGCGGCAGCGCGGCACACTCATGGTCGTCATGCGCGTCATCCCGATCGAGATCCCGAACTTCGAAAGCCTGCGCCTGCCACGCGTGCTCGCCGGCATTGCGCACGCGGAACGCGGCCTCGTGCTCGTGACGGGTGTGACAGGGTCGGGGAAGAGCAGCACGCTCGCTGCGATGGTCGGCTATATAAATCAGAATCGCAAGAAGCACATTCTGACGCTCGAGCATCCGATCGAGTTCCTGCACCGCGACGTGCACAGCTCGATCACGCAGCGTGAGGTCGGCACCGACACGGAGAGCTTCGAGACGGGGCTGCGCGCGGCACTGCGCGAGGATCCGGATGTGATCCTGATCGGTGAGATGCGCGACACGACGACGATCGACACGGCCATGAAGGCGGCGGAAACCGGCCATCTGGTATTGTCGACGCTGCACACGACAAACGCCGTGCAGACGCTGTCGCGCATCATCGCCGTGTTCCCGCCGCACGAGCAGGAGATGGTGCGTAACCGCCTGTCGGAGAACCTGGTCGCCGTCGTCAGTCAGAGGCTGCTGCCGCGCAAGGACGGCAACGGCCGTGTGGTTGCGGCGGAAGTAATGATCGTCACCGCCACCATTCGGGACGCGATCCTGGACAAGGAAAAGGCGCATGAGATCCCCGACCTCATGGCGGAAGGTACCGAACAGTACGGGTCGCAGACATTCGATCAGCACCTGACCGAGCTTGTGCGTGACGACCTGGTCGCATTCGAGATCGCCAAAGCGCACGCCACCAACCCGTCCGACTTCGAGCTGCGCATGCGGACGCTCGCCTGA
- the dapB gene encoding 4-hydroxy-tetrahydrodipicolinate reductase: protein MTRVVIAGIRGRMGRTLLRLAGERADIVVTGGLASVADATFAVPVVSMDDAAGVIRDADVVIDFSTAAATRMLLERVAGALDGRGLIVGTTGLGEATHDRLDALAARAAVLTAANFSVGVNLLLGLTERVAAALDAASYDIEIVEAHHRRKVDAPSGTALALAEAAATGRGVPLASVRRDGRSGETGVRPTGEIGIHALRGGGIIGEHRVVFAGERERVELVHEALDRAVFAQGALEAAAWIAGRGTGRFTMQDVLGL from the coding sequence GTGACGCGCGTCGTCATCGCCGGGATCCGGGGACGGATGGGTCGCACCCTGCTGCGCCTGGCGGGTGAGCGTGCGGATATCGTCGTCACAGGCGGCCTGGCGAGCGTCGCAGACGCGACATTTGCAGTGCCTGTCGTTTCCATGGATGACGCCGCGGGCGTCATCCGTGATGCCGATGTGGTGATCGATTTTTCCACGGCCGCCGCTACGCGCATGCTGCTGGAGCGAGTGGCAGGCGCGCTCGATGGCCGGGGGCTCATCGTGGGGACCACCGGGCTAGGCGAGGCAACGCACGACCGTCTGGACGCGCTCGCAGCACGGGCCGCCGTACTGACCGCGGCAAATTTCAGTGTGGGCGTCAATCTGCTGCTGGGGCTGACGGAGCGCGTCGCGGCGGCTCTCGACGCGGCGAGCTATGATATCGAGATCGTCGAGGCGCATCATCGACGGAAAGTCGACGCACCGAGCGGCACTGCCCTCGCCCTCGCCGAGGCGGCCGCCACAGGGCGCGGTGTGCCGCTCGCCAGCGTGCGTCGCGACGGCCGCAGCGGCGAGACCGGTGTGCGGCCGACCGGTGAGATCGGAATTCACGCGCTCAGGGGTGGTGGCATCATCGGCGAGCACCGTGTGGTGTTCGCCGGCGAGCGGGAGCGGGTCGAGCTGGTGCACGAGGCGCTCGATCGCGCCGTGTTCGCGCAGGGCGCGCTCGAGGCTGCAGCGTGGATTGCGGGCCGCGGCACCGGTCGCTTCACCATGCAGGACGTGCTCGGCCTCTAG
- the dapD gene encoding 2,3,4,5-tetrahydropyridine-2,6-dicarboxylate N-acetyltransferase, giving the protein MDYQEIRDLIANARKRTPVTVYVRHDGELTVRDGTDLKVFPTGAGTTVLVGEWEDAHALIESAGSGIQYFHVDNDRRNSAIPMLDLRSVNARIEPGAWIREKVEIGDNVIVMMGAVINIGAVVGAGTMIDMNAVVGARALVGRDCHIGAGAVLAGVLEPPSASPVVIEDEVLIGANAVVLEGCTVGRGSVVAAGAVVTADVPELVVVAGQPARKLKDVDARTKDKTGLLKELRRLND; this is encoded by the coding sequence ATGGACTATCAGGAGATCAGGGACCTCATTGCGAACGCGCGCAAGCGCACACCCGTGACGGTCTATGTGCGTCATGACGGCGAGCTCACGGTTCGAGACGGCACTGACCTGAAGGTCTTTCCAACGGGTGCCGGCACAACCGTGCTGGTGGGCGAGTGGGAGGATGCACACGCACTCATCGAGAGCGCGGGCTCCGGCATTCAGTATTTCCATGTCGACAATGACCGTCGCAACTCTGCCATACCGATGCTCGACCTGCGCAGCGTGAACGCGCGCATCGAGCCGGGTGCCTGGATCCGCGAGAAGGTGGAGATCGGCGACAACGTCATCGTGATGATGGGCGCAGTCATCAACATCGGTGCGGTCGTGGGCGCGGGTACGATGATCGACATGAACGCGGTCGTCGGTGCCCGCGCGCTGGTCGGCCGTGACTGCCACATAGGCGCCGGGGCCGTGCTGGCCGGAGTGCTCGAGCCGCCGAGCGCCTCCCCCGTCGTGATCGAAGATGAGGTGCTCATCGGCGCCAACGCAGTGGTGCTCGAGGGCTGCACCGTCGGGCGTGGCAGTGTGGTCGCAGCGGGAGCCGTCGTGACCGCCGATGTCCCGGAGCTCGTCGTCGTTGCCGGCCAGCCCGCGCGCAAGCTGAAGGACGTGGATGCCAGGACGAAGGACAAGACCGGCCTGCTGAAGGAGCTTCGCCGCCTCAACGACTGA
- the dapA gene encoding 4-hydroxy-tetrahydrodipicolinate synthase has translation MSKVRFDGSGVALVTPFNSDGVNERVVMDLVAFHHEEGTDALIVCGSTGEAAAMTAEEQYRAAACVVEANGGRLPVIVGCGGTDTRQVVRLGEQARRAGADGVLLSAPPYNKPPQRGIIDHFRAVMDAAELPAIIYNVPGRTSVNILPETIAQLAEDERVVGVKEACGDIVQVAELARLVGDQLSIWSGNDDQVVPIMSLGGRGVITVLGNVAPRETSRMAHAFLDGRVADAAALQLRFLPLIRALFAEPNPIPVKTAVGWLGFDVGPLRQPLCEADSAKQQVVVRELERLGVQPRVAAPS, from the coding sequence ATGTCAAAGGTCCGCTTCGACGGCTCCGGCGTAGCGCTCGTCACACCGTTCAACAGCGATGGCGTGAACGAACGCGTGGTGATGGACCTGGTGGCGTTTCACCATGAGGAAGGCACGGACGCGCTGATCGTCTGCGGGTCCACGGGCGAGGCGGCGGCCATGACGGCGGAGGAGCAGTACCGTGCTGCTGCGTGCGTCGTCGAAGCGAACGGCGGCCGGCTCCCGGTCATTGTCGGCTGCGGCGGCACCGATACGCGGCAGGTGGTACGTCTCGGCGAGCAGGCCCGTCGCGCCGGGGCGGACGGTGTACTGCTGAGCGCGCCTCCCTACAACAAGCCGCCTCAGCGCGGGATCATCGATCATTTCCGCGCGGTCATGGATGCGGCGGAGCTGCCTGCGATCATATACAACGTACCGGGTCGGACCTCGGTCAACATACTGCCGGAGACGATCGCGCAGCTGGCGGAGGACGAGCGCGTGGTCGGTGTCAAGGAAGCGTGCGGGGACATCGTGCAGGTCGCGGAGCTCGCGCGTCTCGTCGGGGACCAACTCTCGATCTGGAGCGGTAACGACGACCAGGTAGTCCCCATCATGTCGCTCGGCGGCCGCGGCGTGATCACGGTGCTCGGCAACGTCGCACCGCGCGAGACGAGCCGCATGGCTCACGCTTTCCTCGATGGCAGGGTCGCGGACGCGGCCGCTCTGCAGCTGCGGTTCCTGCCTCTGATCCGGGCCCTGTTCGCGGAACCGAACCCGATACCGGTGAAAACGGCCGTCGGCTGGCTCGGTTTCGATGTCGGCCCGCTGCGCCAGCCGCTGTGCGAAGCCGATTCCGCGAAGCAGCAGGTCGTCGTACGGGAGCTGGAGCGGCTCGGCGTTCAGCCCCGGGTCGCCGCACCATCGTGA
- a CDS encoding dihydrodipicolinate synthase family protein, which translates to MELRDRLHGIFPPVITNFDSAGEIAPIPFRENLRRWIETPIDGIVLFGSNGEGALLDEDEKVRLTGFARDVVPAGYVLIAGASGESTRATARQARELAGAGADVVLVHPPVYFGPHISVAAMMDHFRAVADASPVPVLLYHIPKYTKVTLEAGFVAELMRHPNVVGLKDSSGDMKRFADFTNACDRVCRLFVGNGAHLYTALELGAAGGILGVANIAPGLCADVVRHFREGRPQEAGRVQGRLTPLHRDIVAAHGAIGCKAALDLMGWAGGAPRAPLRPLDDRERQHVARVMQEGGIL; encoded by the coding sequence ATGGAACTGCGCGACCGTCTGCACGGGATCTTCCCGCCCGTCATCACGAACTTCGACTCGGCGGGTGAGATCGCGCCGATCCCGTTCCGTGAGAACCTGCGCCGCTGGATCGAGACGCCGATCGATGGCATCGTGCTGTTCGGCTCGAACGGCGAGGGTGCGCTGCTGGACGAGGATGAGAAGGTCCGCCTTACAGGCTTTGCGCGGGATGTCGTGCCGGCCGGCTACGTGTTGATCGCCGGTGCATCGGGCGAGTCCACGCGCGCGACCGCGCGCCAGGCACGGGAGCTGGCCGGAGCGGGCGCGGACGTAGTGCTCGTGCATCCGCCGGTATACTTCGGCCCCCACATCAGCGTGGCCGCGATGATGGATCATTTCCGCGCGGTCGCGGACGCGTCGCCCGTTCCGGTGCTGTTGTACCATATCCCGAAATACACAAAGGTCACGCTGGAAGCGGGATTCGTCGCGGAGCTGATGCGCCACCCGAACGTAGTCGGTCTCAAGGACTCGTCGGGCGACATGAAACGGTTTGCCGACTTCACGAATGCGTGCGACCGGGTGTGCCGGCTGTTCGTGGGGAACGGTGCGCACCTCTACACCGCGCTCGAGCTGGGAGCGGCCGGTGGCATTCTCGGCGTCGCGAACATCGCCCCCGGTCTGTGCGCCGACGTGGTGCGGCACTTCAGGGAGGGCAGGCCGCAGGAGGCAGGTCGTGTGCAGGGCCGATTGACACCGCTCCATCGCGACATCGTGGCGGCGCACGGCGCGATCGGCTGCAAGGCGGCACTGGACCTCATGGGGTGGGCCGGCGGTGCCCCGCGGGCCCCGTTG
- a CDS encoding inositol monophosphatase family protein, whose protein sequence is MNELLSVALQAARDAASVHREHLGRVDVADWSQKGVADFVTHVDRAAESVIVEHVRKHFPEHRVLAEEDAAERGDRSGVTNGAPDDDWTWIIDPLDGTTNYLHGYPAYAVSIGVARGATLETAVVLNSASGEEWSAVRNGGAFRDGDRISVSQITDMSHALIGTGFPFKSLHLLPVYSRQLAAALRATAGVRRAGSAALDLCHVATGWFDGFWELDLAPWDVAAGTLVVREAGGVVTRLDGSADVLGHGSLLAGNPSVHAALGDVVRQAAEATDTIVA, encoded by the coding sequence GTGAACGAGCTGTTGAGCGTCGCGCTGCAGGCCGCGCGCGATGCGGCGTCTGTGCACCGGGAGCATCTGGGAAGGGTCGATGTGGCGGACTGGTCGCAGAAGGGCGTGGCAGACTTCGTCACGCACGTGGACCGTGCTGCGGAATCGGTCATCGTCGAGCATGTCCGCAAACATTTTCCGGAGCACCGCGTGCTCGCGGAGGAGGACGCGGCGGAACGCGGCGACCGGTCCGGCGTAACGAATGGTGCCCCGGACGACGACTGGACGTGGATCATTGATCCGCTGGATGGCACCACGAACTACCTGCACGGGTACCCGGCATACGCGGTCTCGATCGGCGTGGCCCGCGGAGCGACCCTCGAGACGGCAGTAGTGCTCAACAGCGCGAGCGGCGAGGAGTGGAGCGCCGTCCGCAACGGCGGCGCGTTCCGTGACGGCGACCGGATCAGCGTGTCGCAGATCACGGACATGTCGCACGCACTGATCGGCACCGGGTTCCCGTTCAAGTCGCTGCACCTGCTTCCGGTCTATTCGCGCCAGCTGGCCGCGGCGCTGCGCGCGACCGCGGGCGTGAGACGCGCGGGATCGGCCGCGCTCGATCTGTGTCACGTGGCGACCGGCTGGTTCGACGGGTTCTGGGAGCTGGACCTCGCGCCATGGGATGTGGCCGCCGGGACGCTCGTGGTACGGGAGGCCGGAGGCGTTGTCACGCGTCTCGACGGCAGCGCTGACGTGCTCGGACACGGGTCGCTGCTCGCCGGCAACCCGTCTGTCCATGCGGCACTGGGCGACGTGGTGCGACAAGCTGCGGAAGCGACCGACACGATCGTCGCCTGA